DNA sequence from the Oncorhynchus keta strain PuntledgeMale-10-30-2019 chromosome 1, Oket_V2, whole genome shotgun sequence genome:
ATTAAATATCTTTATTACATTTGTAGATACAATATTCACACAACAATAATGAAGAACATCCTAAAACCAACAAGAGCAACATTAAAAATTATTGAATACAAATAAAGAGGAAAGTCAAATTGCTAACTGTGATGGGAAGTTGGCTCTCCTCCCATCAACACAACGAGTTAAAACCAGATCTAAATATCCTTTTGTAACAAGGGCAATTTTCAGTAAACAAATGTAAAACCAATATAATAGAAATCATGATTTGTGTTCTTGAATTACGACAGACCTCCATAAAATGTTCAAATCACTGCAGTTTCCCCATCAAGAGCTTCCCAAAATGTGCCAACAATGACATTGAAAAGCATTTGTAAAAGAACAGTAAAACAGAAGATTTCCTAAAACCTCTCAGAAGACTGCATCAAACCAAACTGAGCCTCTAAAAAGACCCACCGTGGACAGACAAGGTGTCAGTGGGATTCCCAGTCCTGAGAGGTACAGTAGTATTGGCTGTGGTTGAGGCGTGGGACTGTGTGGTCCAACGGTGGTCCTGATGAGTTGTAGTTAGCAAACTGACCAAGTTCACTGGTAGTGATGGAGCAGGTTCCCTTCTAGGTCCCAAAAagacccttctcctcccccctgtACCTTAGGACCTCCGGTGGTCCTCAGTCTCTGACAGCTTTGAGTGCGTAGAGCACGTCATCCTGGCTGACGTTGAGTCTGACCCGCTGTAGCATGTCTAGACGGCTGGCCTCCAGCAGCAGCAGACGACACGCACCCAGACGCTGACACACGGCCAGACCATCGGACACACTGATGGGCTGCAGGCCCTCCACACGACTCAGAGCCCGGTGCTGCACAAACACCTGGGAGGAGGGGACAGTGGACTTTAGATAAGGGAACTCAACAACACAGGTAAAAGAGGGATAGATGTGTTGAGCGAGAGTTGTAGTAAGTCAATGTTGTCCTCATTAGGGACTATACCTGTTGGAAGGTGGCCTCCTCCAGTCCCAGTCGCCTGAACTCAGCAATGACCGCCCTCAGGAAGAGCTGTTCCTGTAACGATGCACACCTAACACAGAGATTTCACATAGATTGACAGCTCGCTGGGCCAATGGGGACAGACTGATAGGTCTGTGGAGCAATGGGGTGTCTCTTACCTAATGGCCGTGATGTAGGAGGAGGAGAACATCTCATCCAGCGCCTCCATCACATGACTCATTCTCACCAATCCCGCGGAGGACGGGTGCGAGGCGGAGTGTTCGCAAATCTCAGTGGCGCGGCGACAGATGTCCAGACAGCGCCGGGCGTCTCCTGACAACGCTGCCACCTAGAGGACAAAATGGGGACAGTGCTCAGACACCACTGTCAAAAAGGTCGTCACAGAATACTTCACAGTATCATTCCAATAGTTGACATTAACCGGCAGGAAAACAGCAGGACTGTGGAAGAGCCCTGGGCTGAATAATACAGGGACAATATGGGATACCTTTCTGGAGACCAGCTGCAAAGCGTCCTCTTCGAAGGCCTTGACCTTGTTCAGTCTGGACGTGATGATCTGCTGCAGCTGCTTGAAGCTGTACGGCTGGAACGACATCCTGGTCAGACCCTGGACATAGAGAGAGACGCACAGGAAGTTACAGTTAAAACACTGGTTTGATCTGCACTTCCAAGAGGCAAACACGCTGAAAGAATTTCACAGCAGCCTGGCCCAACAATCTAACAGCGCCCTTGGGTGGAGTGGACTTAAATAGAACACTAatgcagtggttctcaaaccgCTCGTCTGGGAACCCCAGCAGGCCGTTCCATAcacgggttggttgtttagcaacacgAACGCAACTACGGGGCAAAACAGActgggttggcttagattgttgacaacatgtaaactaaaTTTGTCTCAATCTTTAttgaaaaacacatttacataacAAGACATGGTATGAAGAACAAGTTGAAACTCACCACCTATGATTCCCACATGACAGCTTCTTGTCATTGCTGCTAGCTATCCGACTGTTCAGAATCATAACATCGATGTACGTACATCATTTTCCTAAtgttgtcagctaacccgtctatGCTTTTGATCCATTCCAGAGCTAACAAACCAGATTCAACCggtcatcaagcccttgactaggaGAATCAGGTGAGCTAGTTCAAGGCAACAACTAAATTGTGAAACGTCTGGGTCCAAGGAGATGTTTGACAGCCAGTGCACTGAAGTATCTCCACGGTCCTTACCAGTCTGCTGGCCACCCTGTTGATCATGATCCGCTCAGGAAGGTCCATGGTGTTGGCGATGGTCAGCACCACCAGGCGGGCGTGGCGCCTTGTCGGCCAATCAAACAGGTTGTACATGACATTCTGCTTCCTGGTCCACAGAAGGTCCAGCTGGGGGGGGTGAAACACAGGGTCAGTCATAGAAACAGAATGACTAGACCGGGCATCTCCATTCAAGTCAATAAATATGTAGAATAGAGCGATTGAGTATATTACATACACAATTCTGTCTTCACATCCATTACCAGCATTTCCCAGTTGGCATCAATGGTTATGTATTCTCCTATCCTTGGAATCAAGAGAGTGGATAAACAGGCCGTACCTCGTCCACCAGTAGCACGGTGGTCTCCTTCTTGGGGGCAGGGTTACTGAACCTCTTCTCCAATAGGGCTGCGGCGTGGTCAGCGGTCACCTTCTGGTCCGTCAGTTTCTGGAGGAGAACACAGTCAGGAGTTACACGGATACTGGGAGAGTGTacgcgtgtgtgcgcgcgtgtttgtgtatatacacacacacctgtagaaTCTGGACGTAGGCTTGGTGAGGGTCGGTCATTTTCATGCCGTTGATCTCGATGAATCGGAACGTGGGGATTTCATCCATATCAGAGGCGTGCTGTAGACACCGGATAACCTCGTGGATGGTGGCGGTTTTCCCAGTTCCCGGAACACCAGAGATGTACATACACCTAGACAGACAGCTGCAGTAAGCCTTTTTCCATAATGCTATACCAGCAAGGTAAGGAGTGTCCACACTACTTGCATCAACATAAGAACATCATAACCATCATTCCTGCGAGCTGCCGTGACAGTGTTGATATTGTGGTTTATGTAAACTCTACTGTTACTGACTATCATATAGAACAGCTAATCCAGGGTCATGTTCAGAAGGGATGAAACTAGAGAAAAACTGAGGAAGCACTACTGAACTTGTCCAATGAGAAGCCAACACTCATTGTAGTGTCATTTCACAGTACTTTCTCCCCTTGGTTCCAACTGAACATAACCCAGAGTTTCCCTGCCATTATCTGACAACATTTCATGACTAAGACCAATTATTTTCTTTCAAAATAGCTTCAgaagtttttttggggggtaaaaTATGGCAGTTCTCAAGTTCCTGAAAATTCTGGTTTTAGTGAGACAGGGTTCACACAGAAACAACATTTCCTGAAACGTAGTGAGGTGTCTATCAATCTTACCCTCCGGTCCCATCCATAACCTTGCTCTCCACAAAATTATAGATATCCTGGAactcctgctccctacagggaagAGACTCTGGTACTGACGACACGTGCAGCCTGAAGACAGGAACATATGTCAATAAAACAACAAAGATCAcatctaaataaataaaataactcctgctccctacagggaagAGACAGCTGCAGTCCATCATGATGAGTTCAgttttttttgtggcccccacccccatcaaagttgcccatccctgacttCAACATAGAAGTAAATCATTGGCTGAAATCTACCGTCTGGATACGATGCCAGTTTGTTCTCACCTAGCCCTGGCCTCCTCCAGGATGTTCCCAGGCTGCCTGGCTGGAACAGTCCGGCTGGGAATATTGGGTGTGGCATGACGGGGGGTACTTGGAGTGACCTGGATGAGAAAACATGGAAAACACACAGAATTCCTCAATTCCTTCCTCAGCTCAGGACAGCATGGGGGAGAGAATATTAGACAGGCACCACAGGAGCCTACCACAGCCATACATACCTTCTTGCTGGGCGTTTTGTGTGGGGTCCTGACGGAGGTCTTGCAATTTCTTCCTCTGGTCTTCTTCACCATGGTCTCTTCCTCACTATCGGTCTTCTCTTCATCGCTGCTGCTCTGTAGGTCCTTATTGGAGGGAACGAAACAGTCATCATCGCCATCTGAGATCAGCTCTTGGGTATTGTCCAACAGATTCCTATAAAAACAAATTACACAGGCACCACAGGAGCCTACCACAGCCATACATACCTTCTTGCTGGGCGTTTTGTGTGGGGTCCTGACGGAGGTCTTGCAATTTCTTCCTCTGGTCTTCTTTATTATGGTCTCTTCCTCACTATCGGTCTTCTCTTCATCGCTGCTGCTCTGTAGGTCCTTATTGGAGGGAACGAAACAGTCATCATCGCCATCTGAGATCAGCTCTTGGGTATTGTCCAACAGATTCCTATAAAAACAAATTACACAGGCACCACAGGAGCCTACCACAGCCATACATACCTTCTTGCTGGGCGTTTTGCGGGGTCCTGACGGAGGTCTTGCAATTTCTTCCTCTGGTCTTCTTTATTATGGTTTCTTCCTCACTATCGGTCTTCTCTTCATCGCTGCTGCTCTGTAGGTCCTTATTGGAGGGAACGAAACAGTCATCATCGCCATCGGAGATCAGCTCTTGGGTATTGTCCAACAGATTCCTATAAAAACAAATTACACAGGCACCACAGGAGCCTACCACAGCCATACACACCTTCTTGCTGGGCGTTTTGCGTGGGGTCCTGACGGAGGTCTTGCAATTTCTTCCTCTGGTCTTCTTTATTATGGTCTCTTCCTCACTATCGGTCTTCTCTTCATCGCTGCTGCTCTGTAGGTCCTTATTGGAGGGAACGAAACAGTCATCATCGCCATCTGAGATCAGCTCTTGGGTATTGTCCAACAGATTCCTATAAAAACAAATTACACAGGCACCACAGGAGCCTACCACAGCCATACATACCTTCTTGCTGGGCGTTTTGTGTGGGGTCCTGACGGAGGTCTTGCAATTTCTTCCTCTGGTCTTCTTCACCATGGTCTCTTCCTCACTATCGGTCTTCTCTTCATCGCTGCTGCTCTGTAGGTCCTTATTGGAGGGAACGAAACAGTCATCATCGCCATCGGAGATCAGCTCTTGGGTATTGTCCAACAGATTCCTATAAAAACAAATTACACAGGCACCACAGGAGCCTACCACAGCCATACACACCTTCTTGCTGGGCGTTTTGTGTGGGGTCCTGACGGAGGTCTTGCAATTTCTTCCTCTGGTCTTCTTTATTATGGTCTCTTCCTCACTATCGGTCTTCTCTTCATCGCTGCTGCTCTGTAGGTCCTTATTGGAGGGAACGAAACAGTCATCATCGCCATCTGAGATCAGCTCTTGGGTATTGTCCAACAGATTCCTATAAAAACAAATTACACAGGCACCACAGGAGCCTACCACAGCCATACACACCTTCTTGCTGGGCGTTTTGTGTGGGGTCCTGAAGGAGGTCTTGCAATTTCTTCCTCTGGTCTTCTTCACCATGCTCTCTTCCTCACTATCGGTCTTCTCTTCATCGCTGCTGCTCTGTAGGTCCTTATTGGAGGGAACGAAACAGTCATCATCGCCATCGGAGATCAGCTCTTGGGTATTGTCCAACAGATTCCTATAAAAACAAATGACACATTTTAGTAAATAATACTTCAAACCGGCATTGCAAAAATACTTTGTAAAAGAGGAagatttatacattttttttattttattattgagATACAAATTGATAACATCGACTGGAGGTATCATTAaaccattaaacccctacaactcatccagaacgccgcagcccgtctggtgttcaaccttcccaagttctctcacgtcaccccgctcctccgctctctccactggcttccaattgaagctcgcatccgctacaagaccatggtgcttgactatggagctgtgaggggaacggcacctcagtacctccaggctctgatcaggccctacacccaaacaagagcactgcgttcatccacctctggcctgctcgcctccctaccactgaggaagtacagttcccgctcagcccagtcaaaactgttcgctgctctggccccccaatggtggaacaaactccctcacgacgccaggacagcggagtcaatcaccaccttccggagacacctgaaaccccacctctttaaggaatacctaggataggataagtaatccttctcaccccccgcccccttttaagatttagatgcactattgtaaagtgactgttccactggatgtcataaggtgaatgcaccaatttgtaagtcgctctggataagagcgtctgctaaatgacttaaatgtaaatgattaacctgttactcctaccccctactttttcgaacattctgttaaaaatcgcgcaacatttcagcaccctgctactcatgccaggaatatagtatatgcatatgattagtatgtgtggatagaaaacactcagacgtttataaaactggttaaatgactataacagaacgtgcgtttcatcgaaaagtgcaggaaaatctgatcactgaaaatgggaaaatatatccatgcgccacttcaaccgattgataaaggtgaaccacattaaatggggccgaggttgcaattacctacagcttccacacgatgtcaacagtcttgtcatttgcctaggctttgtttcttggtcaaacgaagaagagacagcccatttcttcaggtcccCGACAGGATATTTTGgatgagatttacccggacattatttccagacgtacagctatagaatatacatcgcctcgtgatcaatttgatcgcttattaacgtttactaatacctaaagttgcattacaaaagtatttcgaagtgttttgtgaaagtttatcgtcaactttaataataaaaaaaatgttacgttataaaacgctatttttttttgttgatcacacagtcttcatagatcgatatctaggctatatatggacccatttaatcgaaaaaaagacccaatagtgtttatgggacatctaggagtgccaacaaagaagatggtcaaaggtaatgaatgttttatattttatatgtgcgttttgtgtagctccgactatgctaattattttgtttacgtcccctgcgggtcttttggggtgttacatgctatcagataaaagcttctcatgctttcgccgaaaagcattttaaaaatctgacttgttgcctgcattcacaatgagtgtagctttaattcaatactctgcatgtgtattttaatgaacgtttgagttttaacgagtgctattagcatttagcgtagagcatttgcatttccagatgtctagatgggacgcctgcatgtcaggtaggagcaagaggttaaacaacCTGTCAATCTTGTTACATTTTTTTCAACTAATTTAAAATCACTCGGAAGTGAAAGCTTTAAATTACTCCCTATATGGTCACAGTTCCTTTCAGCCAGTAGGGGCATACCAGAGATAGAATTAGAGGACTTTTCTGTGCGTCTGTGTTTGAGCGCATGGGCAGAGCCAGAGACAAAGAGGTGAAGCATGAGTGTTTACTCCACCCAAAATATGTCCATGAAAATAAGACCACAAAGTGGGgaatttttgtatggaggtcagaGCATGTCTAATTTAGTCAACAAAAAAAGGAATTGCTAATTTGCtacgtgaggcttatttgatctaaTAGAAGTTTCATACTGGTTAGGTTCCGAATGCACTGATATGTAGGATTTCAAATTCAAAAATAACTACATTATACCGGATTTGTCTGTTgttcattggctagaatggtcccacctggtCTCGCCTCATCCCTCCAGCCTTCCATCAAAGACAGTACAGCgcttccatctttgaggacatgcatttccattgttagagtggTCACTcgactatcttgtcaatataacaGATCATCTTGAGCAGCACCATTGAggacatctccattttgaagtagtccattttcttctAGTACTTCTATGAGTTGGTGTGCATAATGCCACttggagtgtgttgtttgaacaggtataaagccaaggttggtgatttaccgcaacctgcagttatggaatgcTTGCTCTCAAGTacaattcattggctgatccctcccgAGGACCTGGACGGAATCCCGAGGACCTGGACGGAATCCCGAGGACCTGGACGGAATCCCGAGGACCTGGACGGAATCCCGAGGACCTGGACGGAATCCCGAGGACCTGGATGTCCCTTCCTTAACCCATAGTTGACAACTTTAAAACGGTGGAAGCCCTCAATAAATATGTCCAAAAACAGGTTATCCATCTGGAgacctccatcattctctatGGGGCATACATATAAGCCACATGACAGCAAGCACTTACAACTGCTTCCTGATGCGTAACGACACCAGCTGGGCTGACTTCCTCTTGGAGCGAGGAGTCAAGGCAATCGACTGCATGGGAGAATCCTCAGAGTCCTCCTCCGCCCTGAGACACACAGACAATAATAAGAAATATAAATAACTGAATAGGATCATAAGAACAGAGTAATCAATAATGTGACTGATCAATCAGACTGTTAGATACTCACAGCACCCCCAGAGCAGGCTCTCTAATGGCCATGGCAGACTCTTTCCTCCTGGAGGGGGTGGTAGCTCTTTGGGAAGACAGAAAAGCGTACGAGTCAAGACACTCAATTTGCAATGTACTATTACTGCGAATGTGACTTGTCTATTGGTTAAGGTGACTTAGCTGCCCGTAGTAAACACACTGCTTATCAACATCGGCTAAGTGACGTCTCTCATTAGCTGTGGATTTTTAACCCATCTCAAATGAAGCCAGTGGAACTATGTACCATCTGCTGCGAAGCCATGTCTGAAGAAAGACAGGCAAGCTCCCACCAAGTGCTCCAATCTGACCGCTATACCCCGCCTACACCACCACACCCGTGCTCCTGTCACCGGACCTGGGGTGGCGCACTCACTTCTGTCCCTTAACATAGTTCctcctgggggtggcctgtctcTTCTTGGGGGTGTTGGCAGAGCCAGCGTCTGTAGGTAACCCTGCCTCAAATACCTCATCCTCTAGGGCCAGGGGAATCACTGCCAGCAACAGGTCACTGTAGAGGAAGGGAACACACTGGCTTACTGATACTAGTCACAGTATattagagcaccctgggatgatGGTGGTAAAGCTTCCACAACCAGGACATTGAGCTTAGAGGACCCTGGGATGATGTTACAGCTTCCACAACCAGGACATTGAGCTTAGAGGACCCTGGGATGATGTTACAGCTTCCACAACCAGGACATTGAGCTTAGAGGACCCTGGGATGATGTTACAGCTTCCACAACCAGGACATTGAGCTTAGAGGACCCTGGGATGATGTTACAGCTTCCACAACCAGGACATTGAGCTTAGAGGACCCTGGGATGATGTTAAAGCTTCCACAACCGG
Encoded proteins:
- the orc1 gene encoding origin recognition complex subunit 1 isoform X21, whose product is MVRYFTRLRVRRIYKWGGRPYVFDRKLKSYGFEYLNMSVEGQEAVTTVTPGQYILIEGNDDEYPFVAKLLKFFGDESHKQKKALVQWFLRLSEVPQNKKLLLGRSPHPQEIFYYLGRACDDVIDAESILGTVHVQHVPEDTPFPEPGTKDTLYVKLSWDTKAFNVLDPVLMQDIPASTPPKPLPLFPPCASLVATPVSRGLVRRALPTPDPTVMRRAGSVSDTRATMSAGKRSTLEAESIHSASKLSASKILSAKRRGSAADTPGVRKKLQLSIGASPGKRMTRADVLCELLDEEMESEKVISLKLSSSVSHSLQHGCSLSPMRSGCKTPNGQRRFPWKLSSISLDRLSPTALGEQDLSSDLLLAVIPLALEDEVFEAGLPTDAGSANTPKKRQATPRRNYVKGQKATTPSRRKESAMAIREPALGVLAEEDSEDSPMQSIALTPRSKRKSAQLVSLRIRKQLNLLDNTQELISDGDDDCFVPSNKDLQSSSDEEKTDSEEESMVKKTRGRNCKTSFRTPHKTPSKKDLQSSSDEEKTDSEEETIIKKTRGRNCKTSVRTPHKTPSKKDLQSSSDEEKTDSEEETMVKKTRGRNCKTSVRTPHKTPSKKDLQSSSDEEKTDSEEETIIKKTRGRNCKTSVRTPRKTPSKKVTPSTPRHATPNIPSRTVPARQPGNILEEARARLHVSSVPESLPCREQEFQDIYNFVESKVMDGTGGCMYISGVPGTGKTATIHEVIRCLQHASDMDEIPTFRFIEINGMKMTDPHQAYVQILQKLTDQKVTADHAAALLEKRFSNPAPKKETTVLLVDELDLLWTRKQNVMYNLFDWPTRRHARLVVLTIANTMDLPERIMINRVASRLGLTRMSFQPYSFKQLQQIITSRLNKVKAFEEDALQLVSRKVAALSGDARRCLDICRRATEICEHSASHPSSAGLVRMSHVMEALDEMFSSSYITAIRCASLQEQLFLRAVIAEFRRLGLEEATFQQVFVQHRALSRVEGLQPISVSDGLAVCQRLGACRLLLLEASRLDMLQRVRLNVSQDDVLYALKAVRD
- the orc1 gene encoding origin recognition complex subunit 1 isoform X29; translated protein: MVRYFTRLRVRRIYKWGGRPYVFDRKLKSYGFEYLNMSVEGQEAVTTVTPGQYILIEGNDDEYPFVAKLLKFFGDESHKQKKALVQWFLRLSEVPQNKKLLLGRSPHPQEIFYYLGRACDDVIDAESILGTVHVQHVPEDTPFPEPGTKDTLYVKLSWDTKAFNVLDPVLMQDIPASTPPKPLPLFPPCASLVATPVSRGLVRRALPTPDPTVMRRAGSVSDTRATMSAGKRSTLEAESIHSASKLSASKILSAKRRGSAADTPGVRKKLQLSIGASPGKRMTRADVLCELLDEEMESEKVISLKLSSSVSHSLQHGCSLSPMRSGCKTPNGQRRFPWKLSSISLDRLSPTALGEQDLSSDLLLAVIPLALEDEVFEAGLPTDAGSANTPKKRQATPRRNYVKGQKATTPSRRKESAMAIREPALGVLAEEDSEDSPMQSIALTPRSKRKSAQLVSLRIRKQLNLLDNTQELISDGDDDCFVPSNKDLQSSSDEEKTDSEEESMVKKTRGRNCKTSFRTPHKTPSKKDLQSSSDEEKTDSEEETIIKKTRGRNCKTSVRTPHKTPSKKDLQSSSDEEKTDSEETIIKKTRGRNCKTSVRTPRKTPSKKDLQSSSDEEKTDSEEETMVKKTRGRNCKTSVRTPHKTPSKKVTPSTPRHATPNIPSRTVPARQPGNILEEARARLHVSSVPESLPCREQEFQDIYNFVESKVMDGTGGCMYISGVPGTGKTATIHEVIRCLQHASDMDEIPTFRFIEINGMKMTDPHQAYVQILQKLTDQKVTADHAAALLEKRFSNPAPKKETTVLLVDELDLLWTRKQNVMYNLFDWPTRRHARLVVLTIANTMDLPERIMINRVASRLGLTRMSFQPYSFKQLQQIITSRLNKVKAFEEDALQLVSRKVAALSGDARRCLDICRRATEICEHSASHPSSAGLVRMSHVMEALDEMFSSSYITAIRCASLQEQLFLRAVIAEFRRLGLEEATFQQVFVQHRALSRVEGLQPISVSDGLAVCQRLGACRLLLLEASRLDMLQRVRLNVSQDDVLYALKAVRD
- the orc1 gene encoding origin recognition complex subunit 1 isoform X41 codes for the protein MVRYFTRLRVRRIYKWGGRPYVFDRKLKSYGFEYLNMSVEGQEAVTTVTPGQYILIEGNDDEYPFVAKLLKFFGDESHKQKKALVQWFLRLSEVPQNKKLLLGRSPHPQEIFYYLGRACDDVIDAESILGTVHVQHVPEDTPFPEPGTKDTLYVKLSWDTKAFNVLDPVLMQDIPASTPPKPLPLFPPCASLVATPVSRGLVRRALPTPDPTVMRRAGSVSDTRATMSAGKRSTLEAESIHSASKLSASKILSAKRRGSAADTPGVRKKLQLSIGASPGKRMTRADVLCELLDEEMESEKVISLKLSSSVSHSLQHGCSLSPMRSGCKTPNGQRRFPWKLSSISLDRLSPTALGEQDLSSDLLLAVIPLALEDEVFEAGLPTDAGSANTPKKRQATPRRNYVKGQKATTPSRRKESAMAIREPALGVLAEEDSEDSPMQSIALTPRSKRKSAQLVSLRIRKQLNLLDNTQELISDGDDDCFVPSNKDLQSSSDEEKTDSEEESMVKKTRGRNCKTSFRTPHKTPSKKDLQSSSDEEKTDSEETIIKKTRGRNCKTSVRTPHKTPSKKDLQSSSDEEKTDSEEETMVKKTRGRNCKTSVRTPHKTPSKKVTPSTPRHATPNIPSRTVPARQPGNILEEARARLHVSSVPESLPCREQEFQDIYNFVESKVMDGTGGCMYISGVPGTGKTATIHEVIRCLQHASDMDEIPTFRFIEINGMKMTDPHQAYVQILQKLTDQKVTADHAAALLEKRFSNPAPKKETTVLLVDELDLLWTRKQNVMYNLFDWPTRRHARLVVLTIANTMDLPERIMINRVASRLGLTRMSFQPYSFKQLQQIITSRLNKVKAFEEDALQLVSRKVAALSGDARRCLDICRRATEICEHSASHPSSAGLVRMSHVMEALDEMFSSSYITAIRCASLQEQLFLRAVIAEFRRLGLEEATFQQVFVQHRALSRVEGLQPISVSDGLAVCQRLGACRLLLLEASRLDMLQRVRLNVSQDDVLYALKAVRD
- the orc1 gene encoding origin recognition complex subunit 1 isoform X8, translated to MVRYFTRLRVRRIYKWGGRPYVFDRKLKSYGFEYLNMSVEGQEAVTTVTPGQYILIEGNDDEYPFVAKLLKFFGDESHKQKKALVQWFLRLSEVPQNKKLLLGRSPHPQEIFYYLGRACDDVIDAESILGTVHVQHVPEDTPFPEPGTKDTLYVKLSWDTKAFNVLDPVLMQDIPASTPPKPLPLFPPCASLVATPVSRGLVRRALPTPDPTVMRRAGSVSDTRATMSAGKRSTLEAESIHSASKLSASKILSAKRRGSAADTPGVRKKLQLSIGASPGKRMTRADVLCELLDEEMESEKVISLKLSSSVSHSLQHGCSLSPMRSGCKTPNGQRRFPWKLSSISLDRLSPTALGEQDLSSDLLLAVIPLALEDEVFEAGLPTDAGSANTPKKRQATPRRNYVKGQKATTPSRRKESAMAIREPALGVLAEEDSEDSPMQSIALTPRSKRKSAQLVSLRIRKQLNLLDNTQELISDGDDDCFVPSNKDLQSSSDEEKTDSEEESMVKKTRGRNCKTSFRTPHKTPSKKDLQSSSDEEKTDSEEETIIKKTRGRNCKTSVRTPHKTPSKKDLQSSSDEEKTDSEEETMVKKTRGRNCKTSVRTPHKTPSKKDLQSSSDEEKTDSEEETIIKKTRGRNCKTSVRTPRKTPSKKDLQSSSDEEKTDSEEETIIKKTRGRNCKTSVRTPHKTPSKKVTPSTPRHATPNIPSRTVPARQPGNILEEARARLHVSSVPESLPCREQEFQDIYNFVESKVMDGTGGCMYISGVPGTGKTATIHEVIRCLQHASDMDEIPTFRFIEINGMKMTDPHQAYVQILQKLTDQKVTADHAAALLEKRFSNPAPKKETTVLLVDELDLLWTRKQNVMYNLFDWPTRRHARLVVLTIANTMDLPERIMINRVASRLGLTRMSFQPYSFKQLQQIITSRLNKVKAFEEDALQLVSRKVAALSGDARRCLDICRRATEICEHSASHPSSAGLVRMSHVMEALDEMFSSSYITAIRCASLQEQLFLRAVIAEFRRLGLEEATFQQVFVQHRALSRVEGLQPISVSDGLAVCQRLGACRLLLLEASRLDMLQRVRLNVSQDDVLYALKAVRD
- the orc1 gene encoding origin recognition complex subunit 1 isoform X48; the protein is MVRYFTRLRVRRIYKWGGRPYVFDRKLKSYGFEYLNMSVEGQEAVTTVTPGQYILIEGNDDEYPFVAKLLKFFGDESHKQKKALVQWFLRLSEVPQNKKLLLGRSPHPQEIFYYLGRACDDVIDAESILGTVHVQHVPEDTPFPEPGTKDTLYVKLSWDTKAFNVLDPVLMQDIPASTPPKPLPLFPPCASLVATPVSRGLVRRALPTPDPTVMRRAGSVSDTRATMSAGKRSTLEAESIHSASKLSASKILSAKRRGSAADTPGVRKKLQLSIGASPGKRMTRADVLCELLDEEMESEKVISLKLSSSVSHSLQHGCSLSPMRSGCKTPNGQRRFPWKLSSISLDRLSPTALGEQDLSSDLLLAVIPLALEDEVFEAGLPTDAGSANTPKKRQATPRRNYVKGQKATTPSRRKESAMAIREPALGVLAEEDSEDSPMQSIALTPRSKRKSAQLVSLRIRKQLNLLDNTQELISDGDDDCFVPSNKDLQSSSDEEKTDSEETIIKKTRGRNCKTSVRTPHKTPSKKDLQSSSDEEKTDSEEETMVKKTRGRNCKTSVRTPHKTPSKKVTPSTPRHATPNIPSRTVPARQPGNILEEARARLHVSSVPESLPCREQEFQDIYNFVESKVMDGTGGCMYISGVPGTGKTATIHEVIRCLQHASDMDEIPTFRFIEINGMKMTDPHQAYVQILQKLTDQKVTADHAAALLEKRFSNPAPKKETTVLLVDELDLLWTRKQNVMYNLFDWPTRRHARLVVLTIANTMDLPERIMINRVASRLGLTRMSFQPYSFKQLQQIITSRLNKVKAFEEDALQLVSRKVAALSGDARRCLDICRRATEICEHSASHPSSAGLVRMSHVMEALDEMFSSSYITAIRCASLQEQLFLRAVIAEFRRLGLEEATFQQVFVQHRALSRVEGLQPISVSDGLAVCQRLGACRLLLLEASRLDMLQRVRLNVSQDDVLYALKAVRD